In one window of Tumebacillus algifaecis DNA:
- a CDS encoding TetR/AcrR family transcriptional regulator: MADTTNDQNQRDNIETEFDLLPDSELTEKHWKILEAAVRVFSEKGFGASRTSEVAKEAGVSEGTIFNYFKTKKDLLVGLLIPLVTRFFRPLILSSLERILSTRKERSIEEVLHDVTLDRVQLIQKNLPLIKTVAAEAAFHPELIDPLREQVAPKVIETMSRYFQAEIDNGTFRDIDPKLLFRTFASMVGGYILTRNVLPAEYEDADEEAELKQMVDIFLNGVKKQ, encoded by the coding sequence ATGGCAGATACCACCAACGATCAAAATCAACGTGACAACATCGAAACTGAATTTGACCTCCTTCCCGATTCTGAACTGACCGAAAAACATTGGAAAATCCTCGAAGCTGCTGTGCGGGTTTTTTCTGAAAAAGGGTTTGGTGCCAGCCGCACGAGCGAGGTGGCAAAGGAGGCAGGTGTTTCGGAAGGAACGATCTTTAACTACTTCAAAACCAAAAAGGATTTGCTTGTCGGCTTGCTCATCCCGCTCGTGACTCGCTTTTTCCGACCGTTGATCTTGAGTAGCTTGGAGCGGATATTGAGCACGCGAAAAGAGCGGAGCATTGAAGAGGTCTTGCACGATGTGACGCTGGATCGTGTCCAACTGATTCAAAAAAATCTTCCTTTGATCAAAACGGTTGCGGCTGAAGCCGCTTTTCATCCTGAGTTGATCGACCCCTTGCGAGAACAGGTCGCACCCAAGGTGATCGAAACGATGAGCCGCTATTTTCAAGCTGAGATCGACAACGGCACCTTCCGCGATATCGATCCCAAACTGCTCTTCCGCACGTTTGCCAGCATGGTCGGCGGCTACATACTGACTCGAAATGTCTTGCCAGCAGAATATGAGGATGCGGACGAGGAAGCGGAACTCAAGCAAATGGTTGACATTTTCCTGAATGGAGTAAAGAAGCAGTAA
- a CDS encoding ABC transporter substrate-binding protein, with translation MFSNMNRLKKSGFTMFTVLLSSMLILSGCGTKSEEQPGAEPAKQEVKYTVKHSMGETPIEGTPKRVVVLTNEGTEALLSMGVKPVGAVKSWTGDPWYAHIKSEMEGVQVVGDESQPNLEAIAALKPDLILGNKMRQEKVYEQLKAIAPTVFSEDLRGNWKINYKLYAEALNKKDEGDKQLAAWDKRIAEFKEKAGDKLKTEVSMVRFMAGKTRLYLNNTFSGIIFKELGLARPAAQNKEDFVAEIGKERMPEMEGDIMFYFTYDTGNGEGTKTEQEWMNDNLFKNLNVVKAGKAHRVDDAIWNTAGGIKAANLLLDDLSTYILK, from the coding sequence AAGAGCAACCGGGAGCAGAGCCTGCAAAACAAGAAGTAAAATACACGGTCAAACATTCGATGGGCGAAACGCCGATTGAAGGTACACCGAAGCGCGTTGTCGTTCTGACCAACGAAGGCACCGAAGCGTTGCTTTCGATGGGCGTCAAACCGGTTGGTGCGGTCAAATCCTGGACGGGTGATCCGTGGTATGCGCACATCAAATCGGAGATGGAAGGCGTCCAAGTGGTTGGCGACGAGAGCCAGCCGAACCTTGAAGCGATCGCAGCGCTGAAGCCTGACCTGATCCTGGGCAACAAGATGCGCCAAGAGAAAGTATACGAGCAGTTGAAAGCGATCGCGCCGACCGTCTTCTCAGAAGACCTGCGTGGCAACTGGAAGATCAACTACAAGCTGTATGCAGAAGCGTTGAACAAGAAAGACGAAGGCGACAAGCAACTGGCTGCCTGGGATAAGCGCATCGCTGAGTTCAAAGAAAAAGCGGGCGATAAACTGAAGACCGAAGTTTCGATGGTTCGCTTCATGGCAGGCAAAACTCGTCTCTACCTGAACAACACCTTCTCCGGCATCATCTTTAAAGAGCTCGGCCTAGCACGTCCGGCGGCACAGAACAAAGAAGATTTCGTCGCGGAGATCGGCAAAGAGCGCATGCCGGAAATGGAAGGCGACATCATGTTCTACTTCACCTACGATACGGGCAATGGCGAAGGCACCAAGACCGAACAAGAGTGGATGAACGACAACCTGTTCAAAAACCTGAACGTTGTAAAAGCGGGCAAAGCGCACCGTGTTGACGATGCGATCTGGAACACCGCTGGTGGTATCAAAGCGGCCAACCTGCTGCTGGATGACCTCTCGACCTACATCTTGAAATAG
- a CDS encoding ABC transporter ATP-binding protein: MPVIEIEHLTKDYGHHRGIFDVSFSIEKGEVYGFLGPNGAGKTTTIRHIMGFSRPQQGRTLVNGLNSWERASDIQKDLGYLPGEIALPESLTGHQFIKMMAELRGITDMTHTKTLIKKFELDPSGSLKRMSLGMKRKLAIVTAFMHDPAVLVLDEPTSGLDPIMQNLFIEFIKEEKEKGKTILISSHIFSEIDATCDKISIIKDGRLISSFMADDLRHSEIKTYEIEFKTEEEFNRFEHAVKDCEKFEALSLTPHKHQTILRIYDTDINRFISFISDYDVKFFSEIKFTLEDYFMKFYDRTSNETGGVEPYAAYRN, translated from the coding sequence ATGCCGGTCATTGAGATTGAGCATTTAACGAAGGATTATGGTCATCATCGAGGGATTTTCGACGTTTCCTTTAGCATTGAAAAAGGGGAAGTTTATGGATTCTTAGGCCCGAACGGAGCAGGTAAAACGACCACCATCCGTCATATCATGGGCTTTTCACGTCCGCAGCAAGGACGCACCTTAGTGAATGGGCTTAATAGCTGGGAGCGTGCGAGCGATATCCAAAAGGACCTCGGTTATTTACCAGGGGAAATCGCGTTGCCCGAGTCTCTGACCGGCCATCAATTTATCAAAATGATGGCCGAATTACGGGGCATCACTGATATGACGCACACGAAAACCCTGATTAAGAAGTTTGAGTTAGATCCATCCGGAAGCTTGAAACGGATGTCGCTTGGCATGAAGCGGAAGCTCGCCATTGTCACGGCGTTCATGCATGACCCCGCCGTGCTTGTGCTAGATGAACCTACAAGTGGATTAGATCCGATCATGCAAAACCTCTTTATCGAGTTCATTAAGGAGGAAAAAGAGAAAGGTAAAACCATTTTAATTTCGAGTCATATTTTTTCTGAGATCGATGCGACCTGTGACAAGATCTCCATCATCAAGGATGGCCGATTAATCTCTTCATTCATGGCGGATGATTTGCGCCATAGTGAAATCAAAACTTATGAGATCGAATTTAAAACCGAAGAGGAATTCAATCGATTTGAGCACGCAGTAAAGGATTGTGAAAAATTTGAAGCTCTGTCTCTAACCCCTCACAAACATCAAACAATCTTGCGTATCTACGATACGGATATCAATCGTTTTATCTCATTTATTTCCGATTATGACGTGAAGTTCTTTTCGGAAATCAAGTTTACGTTGGAGGATTATTTCATGAAGTTTTATGACCGTACCTCAAACGAAACGGGAGGTGTCGAACCTTATGCCGCTTATCGAAATTAA
- a CDS encoding ABC transporter ATP-binding protein encodes MPLIEIKNLTKDFGRGQGVFNLNLTIEKGEVFGFVGTNGAGKTTTIRHMMGFLKPISGTATINGMDCWTDSAEIKKLLGYIPGEITFPDAPTGTEFLRRQAELLGVKDMSYAESIIKKLQLDPTANLKRMSKGMKQKTAIVAALMADPDILILDEPTTGLDPLMRAEFVDILKEEKKKGKTIFMSSHMFEEVEDTCDKVALIKGGKVVAVKSTAEVKHNENKVYKIEFLSREDYLRFLSKTFDIAEKRESRNQVLVRINDRDINLLFRALKQCPIKFIAEMKLTLADYFKGLL; translated from the coding sequence ATGCCGCTTATCGAAATTAAAAATTTAACGAAAGATTTCGGTCGCGGGCAAGGTGTCTTTAACCTCAACCTAACGATCGAGAAAGGCGAGGTTTTTGGATTCGTAGGAACGAATGGAGCCGGTAAAACCACGACGATTCGCCATATGATGGGCTTTTTGAAACCGATAAGCGGTACCGCGACGATCAATGGAATGGATTGTTGGACAGATTCTGCCGAAATTAAGAAGTTGCTCGGTTATATTCCAGGAGAAATTACATTTCCCGATGCACCGACCGGAACCGAGTTCTTAAGAAGGCAAGCGGAGTTATTGGGAGTAAAGGATATGTCCTATGCGGAGAGCATTATTAAAAAGTTACAGCTTGATCCTACAGCCAATTTGAAAAGAATGTCCAAGGGGATGAAACAGAAAACGGCGATTGTCGCAGCTTTGATGGCCGATCCCGATATTTTGATTCTCGATGAGCCTACTACAGGATTAGACCCCCTCATGAGAGCTGAATTCGTAGATATATTGAAGGAAGAAAAAAAGAAGGGCAAGACGATTTTCATGTCGAGTCACATGTTTGAGGAAGTTGAGGATACTTGTGACAAGGTCGCGTTAATCAAGGGAGGAAAGGTGGTTGCGGTCAAATCGACCGCCGAGGTAAAGCACAACGAGAACAAGGTGTATAAAATCGAGTTCCTTTCCCGCGAGGATTATCTGCGCTTTTTGTCTAAGACGTTTGATATCGCGGAGAAACGAGAGAGTCGCAATCAAGTGCTTGTTCGGATTAACGACCGCGATATCAATTTATTATTTCGGGCACTGAAGCAGTGTCCAATCAAATTTATTGCGGAAATGAAGTTAACGCTTGCTGACTATTTCAAGGGGTTATTATAA
- a CDS encoding YhgE/Pip domain-containing protein, with the protein MLAPILALIVVFIFSLVQIPAAKQTPKNVPIAIVNEDAGMNTPNNGQMNAGDMIVKMITQATNEKTDDKAPTVQWITVSNLETAQKGMLEQEYYGVLMIPSDYTVKQASLQTPTPSSPEINIYVNQGMNAMAANTVTQMLNGIVDNINKETRTKLLEAAKQKGPSLTIEQAAIFGAPITKNVHYVNQTGTLASAPTALFQPLWMGSIAGALLMWFGLRKAGPSTPKNRLTAIAKQIVTGAIAAIVVGFGLAWIADGILGYDLPDFTSTALFLTLAYFSFILMISAILTWIGIAGMPILVLLLFFGAPLLALAPEFMPTFYRDWVYSWLPMRFLIDGLREMFFFGKEFSWNQPTSTLVWIGIGSIVVSCLSILKPTTQKKTA; encoded by the coding sequence ATGTTGGCACCGATTCTGGCGTTGATCGTTGTTTTTATTTTTTCTCTGGTCCAAATACCTGCGGCGAAACAAACTCCCAAAAACGTCCCGATCGCCATCGTCAATGAAGACGCGGGAATGAACACGCCGAATAACGGCCAGATGAATGCAGGTGACATGATCGTGAAGATGATCACCCAAGCTACGAACGAGAAGACGGACGACAAGGCACCGACTGTCCAGTGGATCACCGTATCGAACTTGGAGACGGCTCAAAAAGGAATGCTTGAACAAGAGTATTATGGCGTACTGATGATTCCAAGCGACTATACGGTCAAACAAGCATCTCTGCAAACGCCGACTCCTTCATCACCTGAGATTAACATTTACGTGAATCAAGGGATGAATGCGATGGCTGCCAATACGGTCACACAAATGCTCAACGGAATTGTTGATAACATCAACAAAGAGACCCGTACTAAGTTATTAGAAGCTGCGAAGCAAAAGGGGCCGTCGCTGACAATCGAACAAGCCGCGATCTTTGGCGCTCCGATCACCAAAAACGTTCATTATGTCAATCAAACGGGCACATTGGCCAGTGCGCCCACCGCACTGTTTCAGCCGCTTTGGATGGGAAGTATAGCAGGTGCGCTCCTCATGTGGTTCGGACTGAGAAAAGCAGGACCATCCACTCCAAAGAACAGGCTGACTGCGATTGCAAAGCAAATTGTCACCGGAGCGATCGCCGCGATCGTGGTCGGCTTTGGCCTGGCCTGGATTGCCGATGGAATACTCGGATACGATCTTCCTGATTTTACATCCACCGCACTATTCTTGACGCTTGCTTACTTTAGTTTTATCTTGATGATTTCGGCCATTCTCACTTGGATAGGAATTGCCGGGATGCCGATTCTGGTGCTGTTACTGTTCTTTGGCGCACCTTTGCTGGCCCTTGCACCAGAATTTATGCCCACTTTCTATCGGGATTGGGTGTACTCTTGGCTACCGATGCGTTTTCTGATCGATGGACTGCGCGAGATGTTTTTCTTTGGCAAAGAGTTTAGTTGGAATCAGCCGACCTCCACATTGGTCTGGATCGGTATCGGAAGTATCGTTGTCTCCTGTCTGTCGATCTTGAAGCCAACGACTCAAAAGAAGACTGCTTAA
- a CDS encoding ABC transporter permease subunit yields the protein MFSKPIFKQTFKANFKLWLIFTVIMTLLHIALIAVFDQSTIIDMSGMVKDTPLANLLGEATFLGMLASTFYGIHGVLLPIVFIIMTANSLIASQVDRGSMAYLLSTPTKRSTVVRTQATYLIASLIIMFLIITLVGLSSIQIFQGDVDINEKDYLMLNLGLFLLMFATSGISFFFSCVFNLSKNSLAWGAGIPMAFFLLHLMGDVDSSLEGLKYVSMNTLFDTHAILNGGNYAVQFAALAVIGIVLYVLGIRVFKQKDLPL from the coding sequence ATGTTTAGCAAACCGATTTTCAAACAAACATTCAAGGCGAATTTTAAGTTATGGCTCATTTTTACCGTCATCATGACGTTGTTGCATATCGCGCTAATTGCAGTATTCGATCAAAGCACCATAATAGACATGTCAGGTATGGTTAAGGACACCCCGCTTGCCAACCTGCTCGGAGAGGCCACTTTCCTCGGCATGCTTGCCAGTACCTTCTATGGCATTCATGGTGTACTCCTGCCTATCGTATTCATCATTATGACCGCCAACAGTTTGATTGCATCGCAGGTGGATAGAGGTTCTATGGCATATTTACTCTCTACCCCGACGAAAAGAAGTACCGTTGTTCGTACTCAAGCGACCTACTTGATCGCATCGCTCATTATTATGTTCTTGATCATTACCTTGGTTGGTCTTTCTTCCATCCAAATATTCCAAGGCGACGTCGACATAAACGAGAAGGATTATCTTATGCTCAATTTAGGTTTGTTTCTCTTGATGTTTGCAACAAGCGGCATTTCATTCTTTTTCTCCTGCGTATTCAATCTCTCCAAAAACTCTTTGGCATGGGGGGCGGGAATACCGATGGCTTTTTTTCTCCTTCATTTGATGGGAGACGTCGATAGCAGTTTAGAAGGGTTAAAATATGTATCCATGAACACGCTGTTCGACACGCATGCGATTTTAAACGGAGGCAATTATGCGGTTCAGTTTGCCGCACTTGCTGTTATCGGAATTGTTCTTTATGTGCTTGGCATACGTGTGTTCAAACAAAAGGATTTGCCGCTATGA